A genomic stretch from Malus domestica chromosome 15, GDT2T_hap1 includes:
- the LOC139192571 gene encoding uncharacterized protein — protein MELSIANHGKNEPITHFKKDKVFAPSVDKTGKKPAKETFTVNTTPIKTPSAPIKTTSAPIKISSKTKANETKRSEPPRTQDKYKNTLRELEQKTYPFPDSDVDAMLDDLLEKKVIELPECKRPEEMNRTNDPRYCKYHRIVSHHVGKCFVLKELIMKLAQQGRIELDLEDTAATHTTTVAFGSFDPVPLQTTPDHSYQCASYTAPSTQPSPGANEQDAYTDDDEGWTLVTYKKTRKPKPQATRPKVEQVRKNRRRNSRKPKRNVKVNKPTYAGEPMEQEPRIPVSLREYFPNDFFQQCTIAACHMVEVETEEPPKGKDITTEGEKTLTLEEGLPTHFSIEEALRLPKKMRIALAAVLESPNEHEVQESKNEGLKLQPHECATCCAIEDAIHFTDEDLLLGSKPHNRPLFVSGYVKGHKVNRMLVDGGSAINIMPKSTMTTIGIKADELSLSRLLIQGFNQGGQRAMGMIRVEMTIGELKSSTIFHVIDARTSYGLLLGRPWIHANGVVPSTLHQCLKFYREGVKVIYGDTKPFTEAESHFADAKFYMDEDMVPEALPKEIKSTGKATPKKQERQAMPKKQEEEVTPSSSKNDNELAKRATTKGSRMPSNGPNIPVFRYIPMSRRKNGQSPFETGANKADAQRHMDNVKLLKTNAVLPLTQLGGTKVARLPQGFIKALPKGVEPSFLPTQRTEEGFDPNAYKLMSKAGYDFASSSNHEKKVSNTINNKERDLTETQKKLKKHGYGVDNNKAGLGFTPNAPVKISSKAENASTQHISVSIEQDHNEPKSTPWTSVFDRMNRSRSRMSALNRIGGQNRTSVFKRLNMPASQSSVFERLSKPKRQSNTTSSLPRQSALERLEDSKKFSRNRKTMSKEGKLDMIAEKCDIRSSIPSRMKRQAILEVDTNGPLKVKRRTIIHTGQSSCRPAQEDDTEEEFQDVFHITIQESGEDEIPEEDVAAAPPQLEDGGQSTVDDLKELNLGTKDEQKPIFVSALLSADEVDEYYQLLSEYKDVFAWTYKEMPGLDPVIAVHHLAVKPGTRPIKQTQRRYRSELIPQIEVEIDKLIEAGFIREVQYPKWISNIVIVLKKSGQIRVCVDFRDLNDACPKDDFPLPIIEIMVDATTGHEALSFMDGSSGYNQIRMALEDEELTAFRTPKGIYCYKVMPFGLKNAGATYQRAMQKIFNDMLHKNVECYVDDVVVKTKKRSDHLKDLRVVFKRLRKYNLKMNPLKCAFGVTSGKFLGFIVKHRGIEVDQ, from the coding sequence atggagctgagtatcgccaatcacggaaagaatgagccgatcacccacttcaagaaggataaggtgttcgccCCGAGTGTGGACAAGACTGGAAAAAAGCCTGCCAAGGAAACTTTTACTGTCAACACTACCCCCATCAAAACTCCATCTGCGCCTATCAAGACCACCTCTGCGCCTATCAAGATTTCCTCCAAGACCAAGGCaaatgagacaaagagaagtgagcctcctcgcacccaagacaagtataaaaacaccttgagagagttggagcaaaagacgtacccttttcctgactcagacgtGGATGCGATGTTagatgacttgctggaaaagaaggtaattgagttaccagagtgcaagcgccctgaagaaatgaatcgaacgaacgatcctaggtactgcaagtaccatcgtatcgtaagccatcatgtgggcaagtgcttcgtcctcaaagaACTCATTATGAAGCTAGCGCAACAAGGGAGAATCGAGCTAGACCTTGAGGACACagccgcaacacatactactacggTGGCGTTCGGATccttcgatcccgtgcctctccaaacgacacccgaccattcctatcaatgtgCAAGCTACACGGCGCCATCTACTCAACCATCGCCgggggcaaacgaacaagatgcgtatactgatgatgatgaaggatggacattggtgacctacaaaaaaacaaggaaaccaaaaccacaagccacaagaccaaaggtggaacaagtgagaaaaaaccgtcgccgcaacagtaggaagcctaaaagaaacgtaaaagtcaataagccaacgtatgctggggaacccatggagcaagagccacgcattcctgtctccttgcgcgagtacttcccgaatgacttcttccaacagtgcactatcgctgcatgccatatggtcgaagtagaaacggAAGAACCtccaaaaggcaaagatatcaccactgagggagaaaaaactctcacgctcgaagaaggtctgccaacacattttagcattgaggaagcgctacgattaccaaagaagatgcgaatagcattagcagcggtcttggaaagtcccaatgaacatgaagtgcaagaaagcaagaacgaaggcttgaagcttcagccacatgaatgtgccacatgttGTGCTATCGAGGatgcaatccatttcaccgacgaagacttgctgctaggatccaagcctcacaaccgtcctctcttcgtctctgggtatgtAAAGgggcacaaagtcaaccgcatgctcgtggatggtggatcagccataaacatcatgccaaagtcaacaatgactacaatcggcatcaaggcagATGAGctgtccctaagtcgtctactaatccaaggttttaatcaaggaggacaaagagcgatgggcatgatccgagtggagatgactattggtgaactcaagtcgagcacgatattccacgtgattgatgcaagaacttcctacggcttactcttaggaaggccttggatccatgcgaatggagtagtaccgtccacccttcaccaatgcttaaaattctaccgagaaggagtgaaggtgatatatggcgacaccaaaccattcactgaagccgaatcacatttcgcagacgccaagttctacatggatgaagacatggtacccgaagctcttccaaaagaaatcaaatccacgggcaaagcaacacctaaaaagcaggagcgacaagccatgcccaagaagcaagaagaagaagttacgccgtcttcaagcaagaacgatAATGAGCTGGCTAAACGAGCAACAACAAAGGGGAGTAGGAtgccctcaaatggaccaaacatacccgtcttccgatacatcccgatgtcgagaagaaagaatggtcaatctccgttcgaaactggagcaaacaaagccgatgcacagaggcatatggataatgtaaagttgctcaagacgaatgcagttttacctctgacacagctaggcggCACTAAGGTCgcaagactaccacaaggcttcataaaagctctaccaaagggggtggaaccgagctttctcccaacccagaggaccgaagaaggttttgatccaaacgcctataaactcatgtcgaaagctggctacgacttcgcttcttcttcgaatcatgaaaagaaggtttcaaacaccattaacaataaagaacgtgacctcaccgagactcaaaagaagttgaagaagcacggttacggagttgataacaacaaagctggactaggcttcacaccaaatgcacccgtgaagatttcaagcaaagcggaAAATGCTAGCAcccaacacatcagcgtgagtattgaacaagatcataatgagcctaaatccaccccttggacgtcagtcttcgataggatgaatcgttcaagatCCAGAATGTCAGCACTTAAccgcattggtggtcaaaaccgaacctccgtcttcaagagaCTTAACATGCCAgcatcccaaagctctgtttttgaaaggttgtcaaaacctaagaggCAAAGCAACACGACTAGCTCTCTTCCTCgtcagtcagctttggaaagacttgaagacagcAAGAAGTTTTCCAGAAATAGGAAGACAATGTCAAAGGAAGGAAAACTCGACATGATAGCAGAAAAATGtgatattcgaagctcaattccttcaaggatgaagcgccaagcaatcttggaggtggacacaaatggaccactgaaagtaaaaaggcgcaccatcatccacactggacaatcttcatgccgaCCAGCCCAAGAGGACGACACCGAAGAGGAattccaagatgtcttccacatcacgatccaagaaagCGGAGAAGATGAGATCCCCGAAGAAGATGTCGCTGCTGCGCCACCGcaacttgaggatggggggcaatccacggttgatgatctcaaggagctcaacttaggcacaaaagaTGAGCAGAAACCTATCTTCGTGAGTGCGCTGCTAAGTGCAGACGAGGTAGATGAGTATTACCAACTGttatcagagtacaaagacgtctttgcttggacttacaaggaaatgcccggccttgaccctgtcatcgctgtacatcatcttgcagttaagcctggaacgcgaccgataaagcaaactcaaaggcgctatcgatccgagctaattccacaaatcgaggtagagattgataagctaatcgaagcaggcttcattcgagaggtgcaataccccaagtggatctccaacatcgtcatcgtccttaagaaatctggacaaatacgtgtttgtgtaGACTTCCGGGACCTCAATGACGCTTGCCCGAAAGATGACTTTCCCTTGccgatcatcgaaatcatggtggacgcaaccactggccacgaggcactgtcatttatggacggctcttctggatacaatcaaattcgtatggctctcgaagatgaggaactaacagcattccgcactccaaaaggtatctactgctacaaggtcatgccgtttggtctaaagaacgctggagccacatatcagcgagcaatgcagaaaatcttcaatgacatgctacacaaaaacgtagaatgttatgtagacgacgtggtggtcaaaacaaagaaaagatcagatcacttgaaggatttgcgagtagtgttcaaAAGGCTGCGAAagtacaacctcaagatgaacccgttgaagtgtgcgtttggcgtcacctctggaaagttcctcggcttcattgtcaagcaccgtggcattgaagtggaccaataa
- the LOC139191977 gene encoding uncharacterized protein encodes MVSYRDSIISMAAQRVPIHGSNSRLDNKHATFEDGTVSTNQNKKVLWDKIIAKFQENCNGSGQDGGGVYDRWKTINTACTLWKGSLERVMIGMPNGRSATEIDDKVMEIYKTRVTPKNKVFKLQHAWDFLKDCPRLATDVDQQWGRLFQRETAPRNVEDEGVDEMTPSHSLARPRGRDKQKEAKRKGKSQYPMSGHLATGIAKLNKTHNASQEETARMRLQMKEEGDRKQDRFEINFMMEDLNKYTPERKKFLRGKRPRPLIRRTTSMTKIIVDLRDVEGQELTDDLRNTQPHPQPKTNPPCATNNVHAVVVVAAVNDAFSAMGLFPEQKITVALRMLAYGVSADQGDEIARMGKSTILKSLMRFCGAIESIYTAEYLRIPIDMDLQKLLKKGKMRGFPGMIGSINCMHWTWKNCPSAWQGAFGDRK; translated from the exons CGAAGATGGTACAGTtagcacaaatcaaaataaaaaggttttgtgggataaaatcattgcaaagtttcaagaaaactGCAACGGCAGCGGGCAGGACggtggtggtgtttatgatcggtggaagactatcaacacagcatgcactttatggaagggaagcttggagagagTCATGATTGGCATGCCTAATGGAAGGAGCGCCACAGAAATT GATGACAAAGTAATggaaatttacaagacaagagtaacaccaaaaaataaagtttttaagTTGCAACATGCTTGGGACttcctcaaggattgtccgaGGTTGGCAACCGATGTGGACCAACAATGGGGAAGATTATTTCAACGTGAAACCGCACCAAGAAATGTTGAAGATGAAGGTGTCGATGAAATGACCCCATCTCATTCTTTAGCAAGGCCTCGGGgaagagataagcaaaaggaagcaaagagaaaagggaagtcccaATATCCGATGAGTGGACACTTAGCTACCGGAATTGCAAAATTGAACAAAACCCATAACGCTAGCCAAGAAGAAACAGCTCGAATGCGTTTGcaaatgaaggaagaaggggatagAAAGCAAGATAGGTTTGAAATTAATTTCATGATGGAGGACCTCAACAAATACActccagagaggaagaagttCTTACGTG GGAAGCGTCCACGCCCTCTGATCAGGAGAACAACAAGCATGACTAAGATCATCGTTGATCTGAGAGACGTGGAAGGCCAGGAACTGACTGATGATCTACGAAACACACAACCGCACccccaacccaaaaccaaccCCCCGTGCGCCACCAACAATGTGCATGCAGTTGTAGTTGTAGCAGCAGTG aatgatgcttTTAGTGCTATGGGTCTCTttcctgagcaaaaaattactgttgccttgcgaatgcttgcatatggagtatCTGCAGACCAAGGGGATGAGATagcgaggatggggaaatcaaccattcttaaGTCCCTAATGAGGTTTTGCGGggcaatcgaatctatctacactGCAGAGTACCTTCGAATACCTATTGACATGGACTTGCAAAAGCTTCTGAAGAAAGGcaagatgcgaggttttcctgggatgattggaagcatcaactgtatgcactggacttggaaaaactgtccaagtgcatggcaaggcgcttttggggacagaaaatga
- the LOC103425270 gene encoding protein ECERIFERUM 2-like isoform X1 — MGSTNINCLNNSGTRLSSVVPATVTSDRNKVHELTDMDLAMKLHYIKGVYLFKSEAVEGLTIYDLKKPIFQLLQLYFTASGRIRRSETGRPFIRCNDSGVRIVEAHCEETVDELLAMAIEDSSAFNGLAYNQVLGPDLGFSPLVFVQQFTWFKCGGMSVGLSWAHVLGDAFSASDFINMWGKFMAGHAPPKSPRPPEPGRRSQLQTLSIPGTPCSLKRVDSVGDHWLTTNSCQTKTHTFHISAKKLDHLLSSISCPPSQSAKFSAFEVLSAVIWKSLSKTKKENSEKIQIVTICAKNSRERELELPSNDMVFSTVEADFSVAKADVSKLAELIVNKRAEENGIIREVVRRDNGNSDFIAYGAKLTFVNLEEAEIYGLELKGQKPVYANYTIDGVGDEGGVLVLPAGPKYGKDKARANEGHLVTAILPENQLAQLRNELETEWSIA, encoded by the exons ATGGGGTCAACCAACATCAATTGCCTCAACAATTCCGGCACGAGGCTATCGTCAGTTGTACCTGCTACGGTCACAAGTGATCGAAACAAGGTCCATGAGCTCACCGACATGGACTTGGCCATGAAGCTTCACTACATCAAAGGGGTCTACTTATTTAAGAGCGAGGCAGTTGAGGGACTTACAATATACGACTTGAAGAAACCTATATTCCAACTGCTGCAACTCTACTTCACCGCCTCCGGGAGGATTCGGAGATCTGAAACAGGCAGGCCCTTCATCAGGTGTAACGATAGCGGTGTGAGAATTGTAGAAGCGCATTGTGAGGAAACCGTTGATGAATTGTTGGCCATGGCCATTGAGGACTCTTCTGCTTTTAATGGTCTTGCTTATAATCAAGTCCTTGGTCCTGATCTAGGCTTCTCTCCTTTGGTCTTTGTACAG CAGTTCACATGGTTCAAATGTGGAGGGATGTCAGTGGGGCTAAGCTGGGCGCATGTCCTCGGAGATGCATTTTCTGCATCAGACTTCATCAACATGTGGGGGAAGTTCATGGCAGGTCACGCGCCACCAAAATCTCCCCGCCCGCCAGAACCTGGGCGAAGGTCTCAACTCCAGACACTTTCAATTCCGGGGACACCATGTTCTCTCAAAAGGGTTGATTCAGTTGGTGATCACTGGCTGACAACCAACAGCTGCCAGACGAAGACGCATACATTTCATATTTCTGCCAAAAAGCTCGACCATTTGCTCTCGAGCATTTCTTGTCCACCAAGCCAATCAGCCAAGTTCTCAGCTTTTGAAGTCCTTTCTGCTGTAATATGGAAATCCTTGTCCAAAACTAAAAAGGAAAACTCAGAGAAGATACAAATAGTAACAATTTGTGCCAAAAACTCCCGTGAAAGGGAACTTGAACTTCCGAGCAATGACATGGTGTTCAGCACAGTTGAAGCAGATTTCTCCGTCGCGAAAGCTGATGTCTCGAAATTGGCAGAGCTGATTGTGAACAAGAGGGCAGAAGAGAATGGTATAATTAGAGAGGTGGTGCGAAGGGACAACGGGAACTCGGACTTCATAGCATACGGAGCAAAATTAACATTCGTAAATTTGGAAGAGGCGGAGATTTACGGGCTTGAATTGAAGGGACAAAAACCGGTTTACGCAAACTACACCATTGATGGGGTTGGTGATGAAGGAGGTGTTTTGGTGCTTCCTGCAGGGCCAAAATATGGCAAAGACAAAGCTCGTGCTAATGAAGGTCACTTAGTGACCGCCATCCTGCCTGAAAATCAGCTTGCACAGCTCAGAAATGAGCTCGAAACGGAATGGAGTATTGCTTGA
- the LOC103425270 gene encoding protein ECERIFERUM 2-like isoform X2 → MGSTNINCLNNSGTRLSSVVPATVTSDRNKVHELTDMDLAMKLHYIKGVYLFKSEAVEGLTIYDLKKPIFQLLQLYFTASGRIRRSETGRPFIRCNDSGVRIVEAHCEETVDELLAMAIEDSSAFNGLAYNQVLGPDLGFSPLVFVQFTWFKCGGMSVGLSWAHVLGDAFSASDFINMWGKFMAGHAPPKSPRPPEPGRRSQLQTLSIPGTPCSLKRVDSVGDHWLTTNSCQTKTHTFHISAKKLDHLLSSISCPPSQSAKFSAFEVLSAVIWKSLSKTKKENSEKIQIVTICAKNSRERELELPSNDMVFSTVEADFSVAKADVSKLAELIVNKRAEENGIIREVVRRDNGNSDFIAYGAKLTFVNLEEAEIYGLELKGQKPVYANYTIDGVGDEGGVLVLPAGPKYGKDKARANEGHLVTAILPENQLAQLRNELETEWSIA, encoded by the exons ATGGGGTCAACCAACATCAATTGCCTCAACAATTCCGGCACGAGGCTATCGTCAGTTGTACCTGCTACGGTCACAAGTGATCGAAACAAGGTCCATGAGCTCACCGACATGGACTTGGCCATGAAGCTTCACTACATCAAAGGGGTCTACTTATTTAAGAGCGAGGCAGTTGAGGGACTTACAATATACGACTTGAAGAAACCTATATTCCAACTGCTGCAACTCTACTTCACCGCCTCCGGGAGGATTCGGAGATCTGAAACAGGCAGGCCCTTCATCAGGTGTAACGATAGCGGTGTGAGAATTGTAGAAGCGCATTGTGAGGAAACCGTTGATGAATTGTTGGCCATGGCCATTGAGGACTCTTCTGCTTTTAATGGTCTTGCTTATAATCAAGTCCTTGGTCCTGATCTAGGCTTCTCTCCTTTGGTCTTTGTACAG TTCACATGGTTCAAATGTGGAGGGATGTCAGTGGGGCTAAGCTGGGCGCATGTCCTCGGAGATGCATTTTCTGCATCAGACTTCATCAACATGTGGGGGAAGTTCATGGCAGGTCACGCGCCACCAAAATCTCCCCGCCCGCCAGAACCTGGGCGAAGGTCTCAACTCCAGACACTTTCAATTCCGGGGACACCATGTTCTCTCAAAAGGGTTGATTCAGTTGGTGATCACTGGCTGACAACCAACAGCTGCCAGACGAAGACGCATACATTTCATATTTCTGCCAAAAAGCTCGACCATTTGCTCTCGAGCATTTCTTGTCCACCAAGCCAATCAGCCAAGTTCTCAGCTTTTGAAGTCCTTTCTGCTGTAATATGGAAATCCTTGTCCAAAACTAAAAAGGAAAACTCAGAGAAGATACAAATAGTAACAATTTGTGCCAAAAACTCCCGTGAAAGGGAACTTGAACTTCCGAGCAATGACATGGTGTTCAGCACAGTTGAAGCAGATTTCTCCGTCGCGAAAGCTGATGTCTCGAAATTGGCAGAGCTGATTGTGAACAAGAGGGCAGAAGAGAATGGTATAATTAGAGAGGTGGTGCGAAGGGACAACGGGAACTCGGACTTCATAGCATACGGAGCAAAATTAACATTCGTAAATTTGGAAGAGGCGGAGATTTACGGGCTTGAATTGAAGGGACAAAAACCGGTTTACGCAAACTACACCATTGATGGGGTTGGTGATGAAGGAGGTGTTTTGGTGCTTCCTGCAGGGCCAAAATATGGCAAAGACAAAGCTCGTGCTAATGAAGGTCACTTAGTGACCGCCATCCTGCCTGAAAATCAGCTTGCACAGCTCAGAAATGAGCTCGAAACGGAATGGAGTATTGCTTGA